In Trifolium pratense cultivar HEN17-A07 linkage group LG7, ARS_RC_1.1, whole genome shotgun sequence, a genomic segment contains:
- the LOC123897244 gene encoding sister chromatid cohesion protein PDS5 homolog A-like isoform X2, which yields MALKPHLQLKDLGSKLETLPSSKETLIQLLKQAATCLTDMDQSPSASALESMKPFLNAIVKPELLKHQDGDVKLLVATCVCEITRITAPEAPYSDDVLKDIFQLIVSTFSGLSDISSPSFGQEVAMLETLAKYRSCVVMLDLECDDLVNEMFSTFFAVARDDHPESVLSSMENIMAVLLEESEDVPENLLSSLLSTLGREKRDVTAAARKLSMNVIKQCIGILEPSIKHFFLSLVSGESKPVSSQVQHHEVLYDICCCAPQILSGILPYVTGELQTDQLETRLKAVNLVGDIIALPEISTSEAFQPILSEFLKRLTDRDFGVRMSVLEHLKSSLLSNPQRPKAPEIISALCDQLLDFDDNFRKQVVAVICDAACHTLQAVPLEAMNLVAERLHDKSQLVKKYTMERLAEIYRVFCEKSSDTVNPSGYNWIPGKILRCFYDKDFRSDIIESVLCGSLFPSEFSIKDMVKYWVDIFSGLDKVEVNALEKLLEQKQRLQEELQKYLALRQNSQDKENPEVQKKIAFCFRVMSRSFADPSEAEESFQILDQLNDTNIWKILTHLVDPNTSFHQTRAYRDELTKILGEKHQLDEFLNTLYVKCSYLLFSKEHATTILSEIVRYKSAENDQRIQSCMNILVIIARFSPHFFSGSEEELVKLLKDNNNNDIIKEGILNVLAKAGGTIQEQLAVASSSVDLMLERLCLEGSRRQAKYAVHALAAITKDDGLKALSVLYKRLVDMLEERTNLPTVLQSLGCIAQTAMPVFETRESEIEEFIINKILKSDSKDDHTRASWDDKSDICVLKIYGIKTVVKSYLPVKDALVRPGIDGLLDILRNVLSYGEISKDIKSSSVDKAHLRLASAKAVLRLARLWDHKIPADIFHLTIKTSEVGFPQAKKLFLSKVHQYIKDHLLEAKYACAFIFNIFGTNPEEFAEDKQNLADLIHMHHQERVGQLSGQSDGNSLTPYPEYILPYLVHALASLSCPNIDECKDAEAYNTIYRQLHLILSMLVQRDEDVKLGVTTDKVREIISVITSIFQSIKHSEDAVDASKSKNSNAICDLGLAITKRLVQKDVDMQGSSHSVSLPPILYKAREKENDLMASEVKTWLADESVLAHFESVETETVTSQSAEDHALKDNAKDRNEIPLGKIVKKIRSRGTKGKKVKKNKTTTAEKKKAEDDFDILNMVREINLDNLGITTNFESSNGHESSLSKKVQKDPEFETIIKRKVGEETLAPVPKRRRSSVIYGKSRKVSQRISDVVPSGSKSLLDAEINPDTDSKNMERKLVKGKEPSLERKIKASESYHIDESEKSEDCDIKSPGKSKTANKTESDNFKTSASSTKRQKRKSIGGLAKCTTKEGQSDAEDLIGCRIKVWWPLDKKFYQGNVQSYDSSKRKHVILYNDGEVEKLCLEKERWELIDGGHKSNKKLKPSKAPSIHEVSTGRKQRSSSRSASNKKTQIVNGKQPRSKHAKRGQKKASKTKVHEEVANESSDAELPNPEETIISDVEINSGGSEGEQDERSDVIITKKKPNKKAKSVSRGKRSKKAKRSSNKKEPSEEQQEPDEVKEEPDEEKEEDYAERLSEDREGSPQGAQNDEEENSSKERVADESRGASRENVDEEESGSEGNQNESDGESSPSKEVKESLDDLPSPDDAKISELPDDEPLVKWKPPSGKKRSSGKKQ from the exons ATGGCTCTCAAACCTCATCTTCAGCTCAAAGACCTGGGATCCAAACTCGAAACTCTTCCTTCTTCTAAAGAGACTCTAATTCAGCTCTTGAAG CAAGCGGCAACATGCCTTACTGACATGGATCAATCACCATCGGCTTCAGCATTGGAGTCAATGAAGCCCTTTTTGAATGCAATTGTTAAGCCAGAATTGCTGAAGCACCAAGATGGGGATGTAAAACTTCTAGTAGCAACATGTGTTTGTGAGATAACTCGAATAACTGCACCCGAAGCTCCCTATAGTGACGATGTTCTAAAG GACATCTTTCAGTTAATTGTGAGCACTTTTAGTGGTCTGAGTGATATAAGTAGTCCATCCTTTGGCCAGGAAGTTGCTATGTTGGAGACTCTGGCAAAATATAGATCATGTGTTGTAATGTTGGATCTTGAATGTGATGATCTGGTGAATGAGATGTTCAGCACTTTTTTTGCAGTTGCCAG AGATGATCATCCAGAAAGTGTTCTATCATCCATGGAGAATATTATGGCTGTTCTCTTGGAGGAGAGTGAGGATGTTCCTGAGAATCTTCTATCTAGTCTGCTGTCCACTTTAGGTCGCGAAAAAAGA GATGTTACTGCAGCTGCGAGGAAGCTTTCCATGAATGTCATAAAGCAATGCATAGGAATACTTGAACCTAGcattaaacatttttttctaTCATTAGTGTCAGGAGAAAGCAAGCCAGTGAGCAGTCAAGTTCAGCACCATGAAGtattatatgatatatgttGCTGTGCTCCTCAGATCCTATCTGGAATTCTCCCTTATGTCACGGGGGAGCTGCAG ACCGACCAGTTGGAAACCCGTCTGAAAGCAGTGAACTTGGTTGGCGATATAATTGCTCTTCCTGAAATTTCCACTTCTGAGGCATTTCAGCCAATACTTTCAGAGTTTTTAAAAAGGTTGACTGATAGAGATTTTGGGGTCCGCATGTCAGTCCTTGAGCATTTAAAGAGCTCTCTTCTGTCAAATCCTCAGAGGCCTAAAGCTCCTGAAATAATCT CTGCCCTTTGTGATCAGCTTCTGGATTTTGATGATAATTTTCGAAAGCAAGTGGTGGCTGTTATCTGTGATGCGGCATGTCACACGCTACAAGCAGTTCCTCTTGAAGCTATGAATCTTGTTGCAGAACGGCTTCATGACAAATCT CAACTTGTTAAAAAGTATACCATGGAGAGATTGGCCGAGATATATAGAGTTTTTTGTGAGAAAAGCTCTGACACCGTTAACCCCAGCGGATATAACTGGATTCCAGGGAAGATCCTTAGATGTTTCTATGACAAAGATTTCAG ATCAGATATCATCGAATCTGTTCTGTGTGGGTCCCTGTTTCCATCAGAGTTTTCTATCAAAGATATGGTTAAATATTGGGTTGATATTTTCTCTGGATTAGATAAAGTGGAGGTCAACGCTCTTGAAAAGCTACTGGAGCAAAAACAAAG GCTACAAGAGGAGCTGCAGAAGTATCTAGCTCTGAGGCAGAATAGTCAG GATAAAGAAAATCCTGAGGTTCAAAAGAAGATTGCGTTCTGTTTTCGAGTAATGTCCCGTTCGTTTGCTGACCCATCAGAGGCTGAGGAGAGTTTCCAGATTCTTGATCAATTAAATGACACTAATATCTGGAAAATTTTAACGCATCTTGTTGATCCAAATACTAGCTTTCATCAAACTCGTGCGTACAGG GATGAACTGACTAAAATACTTGGTGAGAAACATCAGCTGGATGAGTTTCTGAATACCTTATATGTTAAGTGCTCCTATTTGCTATTCAGTAAGGAGCATGCAACAACTATTCTTTCAGAAATCGTCAGATATAAATCTGCAGAGAATGATCAGCGTATACAATCTTGCATGAATATATTAGTG ATAATTGCTCGTTTCAGTCCGCACTTTTTTAGTGGCAGTGAGGAGGAACTGGTGAAGTTACTCaaggataataataataatgatattatCAAAGAGGGCATTTTGAATGTTTTAGCAAAGGCTGGTGGTACTATTCAAGAACAACTAGCAGTTGCATCAAG TTCTGTAGACCTTATGTTAGAAAGACTGTGTTTAGAAGGCAGTCGGAGACAGGCAAAGTATGCTGTGCATGCTCTAGCTGCAATAACAAAGGATGATGGCCTCAAGGCTCTCTCTGTTCTATACAAG AGGCTTGTAGATATGCTGGAGGAGAGAACGAATCTGCCCACAGTTTTGCAGTCATTGGGTTGTATAGCACAGACTGCAATGCCTGTATTTGAAACTAGAGAGAGTGAAATTGAAGAATTTATAATAAACAAGATTCTGAAAAGTGATAGT AAAGATGATCACACAAGAGCATCTTGGGATGATAAAAGTGATATTTGTGTGTTGAAG ATATATGGTATCAAAACCGTAGTGAAAAGCTACTTGCCAGTCAAAGATGCTCTTGTTCGTCCCGGTATTGATGGTCTTTTGGATATCCTAAGAAACGTGCTTTCTTATGGTGAAATATCAAAGGACATAAAGTCAAG TTCAGTCGATAAGGCCCATTTGAGGCTTGCTTCTGCAAAGGCAGTTCTTCGTTTGGCTAGGCTTTGGGATCACAAGATTCCTGCTGATATTTTTCACTTAACTATAAAGACATCAGAG GTTGGCTTCCCTCAAGCTAAGAAGCTTTTCTTAAGCAAAGTTCATCAATATATAAAAGACCACCTTTTGGAAGCCAAATATGCATGTGCCTTTATATTCAATATTTTCGGAACCAACCCAGAGGAGTTTGCAGAG GATAAGCAGAACTTAGCTGATCTTATTCACATGCATCACCAAGAAAGGGTGGGACAGCTTTCAGGGCAATCGGATGGGAATTCCTTGACCCCTTACCCCGAGTATATTCTTCCATACCTAGTTCATGCACTTGCTAGCCTATCTTGCCCCAATATTGATGAATGCAAGGATGCCGAAGCATACAATACTATATACAG GCAGTTGCATTTGATACTATCAATGCTAGTGCAACGAGATGAAGATGTCAAATTGGGAGTAACTACTGACAAAGTGAGAGAAATTATATCTGTCATTACTTCTATCTTCCAGAGTATTAAACACTCAGAAGATGCAGTTGATGCATCAAAGTCGAAG AATTCTAATGCCATATGTGACCTTGGATTAGCAATCACCAAGCGACTAGTACAGAAGGATGTTGATATGCAAGGATCGTCTCATTCAGTTTCTTTACCTCCCATACTATACAAAGCACGCGAGAAGGAAAATGATCTTATG GCAAGCGAAGTGAAAACCTGGTTGGCTGATGAAAGTGTCCTGGCTCACTTTGAATCAGTTGAAACAGAAACG GTTACATCTCAATCAGCTGAGGATCATGCTTTAAAGGACAATGCAAAAGACAGAAATGAAATCCCCCTTGGGAAAATAGTAAAGAAGATAAGATCTCGGGGAACCAAGGGGAAGAAGGTGAAAAAGAACAAGACCACGACAGCTGAAAAGAAAAAAGCTGAAGATGATTTTGACATCTTAAATATGGTCAGAGAAATTAATTTGGATAACTTGGGGATAACTACTAATTTTGAATCAAGTAATGGTCATGAAAGTTCTTTGAGTAAGAAGGTGCAGAAAGATCCCGAGTTTGAAACAATTATAAAACGAAAAGTGGGAGAAGAAACACTTGCTCCAGTTCCTAAACGGAGGCGATCTTCCGTTATTTATGGAAAATCGCGAAAAGTTTCTCAAAGAATTTCAGATGTAGTTCCCTCTGGCAGTAAATCATTGTTAGATGCAGAAATTAACCCTGATACAGATAGCAAAAATATGGagagaaaattggtcaaaggCAAAGAGCCCTCATTAGAACGAAAAATTAAGGCCTCCGAGAGTTATCATATTGATGAATCTGAGAAATCTGAAGACTGTGACATAAAG AGTCCTGGCAAATCAAAGACAGCTAATAAGACGGAAAGTGACAACTTCAAAACATCTGCAAGCTCTACTAAAAGgcagaaaagaaaaagtataggAGGATTAGCCAAG tgtACGACAAAGGAAGGTCAAAGTGATGCCGAAGATCTGATCGGCTGCAGAATTAAAGTTTGGTGGCCTTTGGATAAGAA ATTTTATCAAGGAAATGTTCAGTCTTATGATTCTTCAAAGAGGAAGCACGTG ATATTATACAATGATGGAGAAGTAGAAAAACTCTGTTTGGAAAAGGAACGTTGGGAGCTTATCGATGGGGGCCACAAATCTAATAAG AAGCTAAAGCCCTCAAAAGCTCCATCTATACATGAAGT TTCTACTGGGAGGAAACAGAGAAGCTCAAGTCGTTCAGCAAGTAATAAGAAGACACAAAT AGTTAATGGTAAACAACCTCGTAGCAAGCATGCAAAGCGTGGACAAAAAAAAGCATCAAAAACTAAAGTCCATGAAGAAGTTGCTAATGAAAGTTCTGATGCTGAGTTACCAAACCCTGAAGAGACCATAATATCTGATGTTGAGATCAACTCCG GCGGTTCTGAAGGAGAACAGGATGAAAGGTCTGATGTTATCATAACCAAGAAGAAACCTAACAAGAAAGCAAAATCTGTTTCACGTGGAAAGAGATCTAAGAAAGCGAAGAGGTCGAGTAATAAGAAAGAACCCAGTGAAGAGCAGCAGGAACCAGATGAAGTGAAGGAGGAACCAGATGAAGAGAAGGAGGAGGATTATGCTGAGAGACTTTCTGAAGATAGAGAGGGTTCCCCACAAGGAGCTCAAAATGACGAAGAagaaaatagttcaaaagaaagAGTGGCTGATGAATCAAGAGGAGCTTCAAGAGAAAAtgttgatgaagaagaatcaGGTTCTGAAGGGAACCAAAATGAGAGTGATGGGGAAAGTAGTCCTAGTAAAGAAGTAAAAGAATCACTTGATGATCTACCAAGTCCCGATGACGCCAAAATTTCCGAGCTTCCCGATGATGAGCCTCTG GTCAAATGGAAACCCCCCTCAGGGAAGAAAAGGTCATCAGGGAAAAAACAATGA
- the LOC123897244 gene encoding sister chromatid cohesion protein PDS5 homolog A-like isoform X1, which yields MALKPHLQLKDLGSKLETLPSSKETLIQLLKQAATCLTDMDQSPSASALESMKPFLNAIVKPELLKHQDGDVKLLVATCVCEITRITAPEAPYSDDVLKDIFQLIVSTFSGLSDISSPSFGQEVAMLETLAKYRSCVVMLDLECDDLVNEMFSTFFAVARDDHPESVLSSMENIMAVLLEESEDVPENLLSSLLSTLGREKRDVTAAARKLSMNVIKQCIGILEPSIKHFFLSLVSGESKPVSSQVQHHEVLYDICCCAPQILSGILPYVTGELQTDQLETRLKAVNLVGDIIALPEISTSEAFQPILSEFLKRLTDRDFGVRMSVLEHLKSSLLSNPQRPKAPEIISALCDQLLDFDDNFRKQVVAVICDAACHTLQAVPLEAMNLVAERLHDKSVCIPLIDIIIFLTFSLISDDCISISNPCFAIHFQQLVKKYTMERLAEIYRVFCEKSSDTVNPSGYNWIPGKILRCFYDKDFRSDIIESVLCGSLFPSEFSIKDMVKYWVDIFSGLDKVEVNALEKLLEQKQRLQEELQKYLALRQNSQDKENPEVQKKIAFCFRVMSRSFADPSEAEESFQILDQLNDTNIWKILTHLVDPNTSFHQTRAYRDELTKILGEKHQLDEFLNTLYVKCSYLLFSKEHATTILSEIVRYKSAENDQRIQSCMNILVIIARFSPHFFSGSEEELVKLLKDNNNNDIIKEGILNVLAKAGGTIQEQLAVASSSVDLMLERLCLEGSRRQAKYAVHALAAITKDDGLKALSVLYKRLVDMLEERTNLPTVLQSLGCIAQTAMPVFETRESEIEEFIINKILKSDSKDDHTRASWDDKSDICVLKIYGIKTVVKSYLPVKDALVRPGIDGLLDILRNVLSYGEISKDIKSSSVDKAHLRLASAKAVLRLARLWDHKIPADIFHLTIKTSEVGFPQAKKLFLSKVHQYIKDHLLEAKYACAFIFNIFGTNPEEFAEDKQNLADLIHMHHQERVGQLSGQSDGNSLTPYPEYILPYLVHALASLSCPNIDECKDAEAYNTIYRQLHLILSMLVQRDEDVKLGVTTDKVREIISVITSIFQSIKHSEDAVDASKSKNSNAICDLGLAITKRLVQKDVDMQGSSHSVSLPPILYKAREKENDLMASEVKTWLADESVLAHFESVETETVTSQSAEDHALKDNAKDRNEIPLGKIVKKIRSRGTKGKKVKKNKTTTAEKKKAEDDFDILNMVREINLDNLGITTNFESSNGHESSLSKKVQKDPEFETIIKRKVGEETLAPVPKRRRSSVIYGKSRKVSQRISDVVPSGSKSLLDAEINPDTDSKNMERKLVKGKEPSLERKIKASESYHIDESEKSEDCDIKSPGKSKTANKTESDNFKTSASSTKRQKRKSIGGLAKCTTKEGQSDAEDLIGCRIKVWWPLDKKFYQGNVQSYDSSKRKHVILYNDGEVEKLCLEKERWELIDGGHKSNKKLKPSKAPSIHEVSTGRKQRSSSRSASNKKTQIVNGKQPRSKHAKRGQKKASKTKVHEEVANESSDAELPNPEETIISDVEINSGGSEGEQDERSDVIITKKKPNKKAKSVSRGKRSKKAKRSSNKKEPSEEQQEPDEVKEEPDEEKEEDYAERLSEDREGSPQGAQNDEEENSSKERVADESRGASRENVDEEESGSEGNQNESDGESSPSKEVKESLDDLPSPDDAKISELPDDEPLVKWKPPSGKKRSSGKKQ from the exons ATGGCTCTCAAACCTCATCTTCAGCTCAAAGACCTGGGATCCAAACTCGAAACTCTTCCTTCTTCTAAAGAGACTCTAATTCAGCTCTTGAAG CAAGCGGCAACATGCCTTACTGACATGGATCAATCACCATCGGCTTCAGCATTGGAGTCAATGAAGCCCTTTTTGAATGCAATTGTTAAGCCAGAATTGCTGAAGCACCAAGATGGGGATGTAAAACTTCTAGTAGCAACATGTGTTTGTGAGATAACTCGAATAACTGCACCCGAAGCTCCCTATAGTGACGATGTTCTAAAG GACATCTTTCAGTTAATTGTGAGCACTTTTAGTGGTCTGAGTGATATAAGTAGTCCATCCTTTGGCCAGGAAGTTGCTATGTTGGAGACTCTGGCAAAATATAGATCATGTGTTGTAATGTTGGATCTTGAATGTGATGATCTGGTGAATGAGATGTTCAGCACTTTTTTTGCAGTTGCCAG AGATGATCATCCAGAAAGTGTTCTATCATCCATGGAGAATATTATGGCTGTTCTCTTGGAGGAGAGTGAGGATGTTCCTGAGAATCTTCTATCTAGTCTGCTGTCCACTTTAGGTCGCGAAAAAAGA GATGTTACTGCAGCTGCGAGGAAGCTTTCCATGAATGTCATAAAGCAATGCATAGGAATACTTGAACCTAGcattaaacatttttttctaTCATTAGTGTCAGGAGAAAGCAAGCCAGTGAGCAGTCAAGTTCAGCACCATGAAGtattatatgatatatgttGCTGTGCTCCTCAGATCCTATCTGGAATTCTCCCTTATGTCACGGGGGAGCTGCAG ACCGACCAGTTGGAAACCCGTCTGAAAGCAGTGAACTTGGTTGGCGATATAATTGCTCTTCCTGAAATTTCCACTTCTGAGGCATTTCAGCCAATACTTTCAGAGTTTTTAAAAAGGTTGACTGATAGAGATTTTGGGGTCCGCATGTCAGTCCTTGAGCATTTAAAGAGCTCTCTTCTGTCAAATCCTCAGAGGCCTAAAGCTCCTGAAATAATCT CTGCCCTTTGTGATCAGCTTCTGGATTTTGATGATAATTTTCGAAAGCAAGTGGTGGCTGTTATCTGTGATGCGGCATGTCACACGCTACAAGCAGTTCCTCTTGAAGCTATGAATCTTGTTGCAGAACGGCTTCATGACAAATCTGTATGTATTCCTCTAATCGACATCATTATTTTTCTAACGTTTTCTCTTATTTCTGATGATTGCATTTCAATCTCAAATCCTTGTTTTGCTATACATTTCCAGCAACTTGTTAAAAAGTATACCATGGAGAGATTGGCCGAGATATATAGAGTTTTTTGTGAGAAAAGCTCTGACACCGTTAACCCCAGCGGATATAACTGGATTCCAGGGAAGATCCTTAGATGTTTCTATGACAAAGATTTCAG ATCAGATATCATCGAATCTGTTCTGTGTGGGTCCCTGTTTCCATCAGAGTTTTCTATCAAAGATATGGTTAAATATTGGGTTGATATTTTCTCTGGATTAGATAAAGTGGAGGTCAACGCTCTTGAAAAGCTACTGGAGCAAAAACAAAG GCTACAAGAGGAGCTGCAGAAGTATCTAGCTCTGAGGCAGAATAGTCAG GATAAAGAAAATCCTGAGGTTCAAAAGAAGATTGCGTTCTGTTTTCGAGTAATGTCCCGTTCGTTTGCTGACCCATCAGAGGCTGAGGAGAGTTTCCAGATTCTTGATCAATTAAATGACACTAATATCTGGAAAATTTTAACGCATCTTGTTGATCCAAATACTAGCTTTCATCAAACTCGTGCGTACAGG GATGAACTGACTAAAATACTTGGTGAGAAACATCAGCTGGATGAGTTTCTGAATACCTTATATGTTAAGTGCTCCTATTTGCTATTCAGTAAGGAGCATGCAACAACTATTCTTTCAGAAATCGTCAGATATAAATCTGCAGAGAATGATCAGCGTATACAATCTTGCATGAATATATTAGTG ATAATTGCTCGTTTCAGTCCGCACTTTTTTAGTGGCAGTGAGGAGGAACTGGTGAAGTTACTCaaggataataataataatgatattatCAAAGAGGGCATTTTGAATGTTTTAGCAAAGGCTGGTGGTACTATTCAAGAACAACTAGCAGTTGCATCAAG TTCTGTAGACCTTATGTTAGAAAGACTGTGTTTAGAAGGCAGTCGGAGACAGGCAAAGTATGCTGTGCATGCTCTAGCTGCAATAACAAAGGATGATGGCCTCAAGGCTCTCTCTGTTCTATACAAG AGGCTTGTAGATATGCTGGAGGAGAGAACGAATCTGCCCACAGTTTTGCAGTCATTGGGTTGTATAGCACAGACTGCAATGCCTGTATTTGAAACTAGAGAGAGTGAAATTGAAGAATTTATAATAAACAAGATTCTGAAAAGTGATAGT AAAGATGATCACACAAGAGCATCTTGGGATGATAAAAGTGATATTTGTGTGTTGAAG ATATATGGTATCAAAACCGTAGTGAAAAGCTACTTGCCAGTCAAAGATGCTCTTGTTCGTCCCGGTATTGATGGTCTTTTGGATATCCTAAGAAACGTGCTTTCTTATGGTGAAATATCAAAGGACATAAAGTCAAG TTCAGTCGATAAGGCCCATTTGAGGCTTGCTTCTGCAAAGGCAGTTCTTCGTTTGGCTAGGCTTTGGGATCACAAGATTCCTGCTGATATTTTTCACTTAACTATAAAGACATCAGAG GTTGGCTTCCCTCAAGCTAAGAAGCTTTTCTTAAGCAAAGTTCATCAATATATAAAAGACCACCTTTTGGAAGCCAAATATGCATGTGCCTTTATATTCAATATTTTCGGAACCAACCCAGAGGAGTTTGCAGAG GATAAGCAGAACTTAGCTGATCTTATTCACATGCATCACCAAGAAAGGGTGGGACAGCTTTCAGGGCAATCGGATGGGAATTCCTTGACCCCTTACCCCGAGTATATTCTTCCATACCTAGTTCATGCACTTGCTAGCCTATCTTGCCCCAATATTGATGAATGCAAGGATGCCGAAGCATACAATACTATATACAG GCAGTTGCATTTGATACTATCAATGCTAGTGCAACGAGATGAAGATGTCAAATTGGGAGTAACTACTGACAAAGTGAGAGAAATTATATCTGTCATTACTTCTATCTTCCAGAGTATTAAACACTCAGAAGATGCAGTTGATGCATCAAAGTCGAAG AATTCTAATGCCATATGTGACCTTGGATTAGCAATCACCAAGCGACTAGTACAGAAGGATGTTGATATGCAAGGATCGTCTCATTCAGTTTCTTTACCTCCCATACTATACAAAGCACGCGAGAAGGAAAATGATCTTATG GCAAGCGAAGTGAAAACCTGGTTGGCTGATGAAAGTGTCCTGGCTCACTTTGAATCAGTTGAAACAGAAACG GTTACATCTCAATCAGCTGAGGATCATGCTTTAAAGGACAATGCAAAAGACAGAAATGAAATCCCCCTTGGGAAAATAGTAAAGAAGATAAGATCTCGGGGAACCAAGGGGAAGAAGGTGAAAAAGAACAAGACCACGACAGCTGAAAAGAAAAAAGCTGAAGATGATTTTGACATCTTAAATATGGTCAGAGAAATTAATTTGGATAACTTGGGGATAACTACTAATTTTGAATCAAGTAATGGTCATGAAAGTTCTTTGAGTAAGAAGGTGCAGAAAGATCCCGAGTTTGAAACAATTATAAAACGAAAAGTGGGAGAAGAAACACTTGCTCCAGTTCCTAAACGGAGGCGATCTTCCGTTATTTATGGAAAATCGCGAAAAGTTTCTCAAAGAATTTCAGATGTAGTTCCCTCTGGCAGTAAATCATTGTTAGATGCAGAAATTAACCCTGATACAGATAGCAAAAATATGGagagaaaattggtcaaaggCAAAGAGCCCTCATTAGAACGAAAAATTAAGGCCTCCGAGAGTTATCATATTGATGAATCTGAGAAATCTGAAGACTGTGACATAAAG AGTCCTGGCAAATCAAAGACAGCTAATAAGACGGAAAGTGACAACTTCAAAACATCTGCAAGCTCTACTAAAAGgcagaaaagaaaaagtataggAGGATTAGCCAAG tgtACGACAAAGGAAGGTCAAAGTGATGCCGAAGATCTGATCGGCTGCAGAATTAAAGTTTGGTGGCCTTTGGATAAGAA ATTTTATCAAGGAAATGTTCAGTCTTATGATTCTTCAAAGAGGAAGCACGTG ATATTATACAATGATGGAGAAGTAGAAAAACTCTGTTTGGAAAAGGAACGTTGGGAGCTTATCGATGGGGGCCACAAATCTAATAAG AAGCTAAAGCCCTCAAAAGCTCCATCTATACATGAAGT TTCTACTGGGAGGAAACAGAGAAGCTCAAGTCGTTCAGCAAGTAATAAGAAGACACAAAT AGTTAATGGTAAACAACCTCGTAGCAAGCATGCAAAGCGTGGACAAAAAAAAGCATCAAAAACTAAAGTCCATGAAGAAGTTGCTAATGAAAGTTCTGATGCTGAGTTACCAAACCCTGAAGAGACCATAATATCTGATGTTGAGATCAACTCCG GCGGTTCTGAAGGAGAACAGGATGAAAGGTCTGATGTTATCATAACCAAGAAGAAACCTAACAAGAAAGCAAAATCTGTTTCACGTGGAAAGAGATCTAAGAAAGCGAAGAGGTCGAGTAATAAGAAAGAACCCAGTGAAGAGCAGCAGGAACCAGATGAAGTGAAGGAGGAACCAGATGAAGAGAAGGAGGAGGATTATGCTGAGAGACTTTCTGAAGATAGAGAGGGTTCCCCACAAGGAGCTCAAAATGACGAAGAagaaaatagttcaaaagaaagAGTGGCTGATGAATCAAGAGGAGCTTCAAGAGAAAAtgttgatgaagaagaatcaGGTTCTGAAGGGAACCAAAATGAGAGTGATGGGGAAAGTAGTCCTAGTAAAGAAGTAAAAGAATCACTTGATGATCTACCAAGTCCCGATGACGCCAAAATTTCCGAGCTTCCCGATGATGAGCCTCTG GTCAAATGGAAACCCCCCTCAGGGAAGAAAAGGTCATCAGGGAAAAAACAATGA